A window of Drosophila subobscura isolate 14011-0131.10 chromosome E, UCBerk_Dsub_1.0, whole genome shotgun sequence contains these coding sequences:
- the LOC117890448 gene encoding aldehyde dehydrogenase, dimeric NADP-preferring isoform X7 — MGDNVTKPSDSDSDQSTNAAGDRTISTVIEIEPETERESPNVPAPASTSLIQSESDIMANFDDTLQRARLAFASGKTRNVNFRRKQLENLLRCYEENENDIISALEADLRRPKQESLIVETEFMKNDIKHILYHLSDWVKAEKPSKSIINVMDDVQIYNDPFGVVLVIGAWNYPLQLLLVPVASAIAAGNCVVIKPSEIAGNCAKFIAEVIPKYLDNDCYPVVCGGPSETAELLKQRFDYIFYTGSTRVGKIIHAAANKHLTPTTLELGGKSPCYIDKSVELRTAVKRILWGKLINCGQTCIAPDYILCSKEMQDKFVAEAKDVLKEWYGENIQSSPDLSRVINTNNFQRLLGLMKSGRVAVGGKYDASERYIEPTILVDVKPNDPIMEEEIFGPILPIYNVESAYDAIKFINARESPLVLYIFTSETEVQNLFVNGTQSGGMCVNDTIMHYAVDVLPFGGVGMSGMGSYHGKYGFDTFTHKKSCLGKDLSAVGEKLASARYPPYSDRKGSFLSFLLRKRRPLPNFYLTHVLAVGLGVGLTVLANYYLQKNSTE; from the exons ATGGGGGACAATGTGACAAAGCCATCTGACAGCGATTCCGACCAATCAACAAATG CTGCCGGAGATAGGACGATATCGACGGTGATTGAAATTG AACCAGAAACTGAAAGAGAATCCCCGAACGTCCCCGCACCCGCATCTACATCACTGATCCAGTCCGAGTCCGACATAATGGCCAATTTCGACGAT ACATTGCAACGCGCTCGCCTCGCATTCGCCAGCGGCAAGACCAGGAACGTAAACTTTCG ACGCAAGCAGTTGGAGAATCTACTGCGTTGCTATgaggagaacgagaacgacaTTATCAGTGCCTTGGAGGCGGATCTGCGTCGCCCCAAGCAGGAGAGTCTGATCGTGGAGACAGAATTCATGAAGAATGACATCAAGCACATTCTATACCATCTGAGTGACTGGGTCAAGGCAGAGAAG CCCTCCAAGTCGATCATAAATGTGATGGATGATGTGCAGATCTACAACGATCCCTTTGGTGTGGTCCTAGTGATTGGTGCCTGGAACTAtccgttgcagttgctgctggtcCCCGTGGCCTCTGCCATTGCCGCCGGAAACTGTGTGGTGATCAAGCCCAGCGAGATCGCCGGCAACTGCGCCAAGTTTATTGCCGAAGTCATTCCAAAATATCTGGACAAT GACTGCTATCCAGTAGTCTGCGGTGGACCCAGCGAGACGGCTGAGCTGCTCAAGCAGCGTTTCGACTACATCTTCTACACGGGCTCCACCCGCGTCGGCAAAATCATTCATGCTGCGGCCAACAAGCACTTGACGCCCACCACCCTGGAGCTGGGTGGCAAGAG TCCTTGCTACATTGACAAGTCGGTGGAGCTGCGTACAGCTGTGAAGCGTATCCTCTGGGGCAAGCTAATCAACTGCGGCCAGACCTGCATTGCGCCCGACTACATCCTCTGCTCGAAGGAGATGCAGGACAAGTTCGTGGCCGAAGCCAAGGACGTGCTCAAGGAGTGGTATGGCGAAAACATTCAGAGCAGCCCCGACCTGAGCCGTGTGATCAACACCAACAATTTCCA GCGCCTGCTTGGGCTGATGAAGTCGGGACGCGTCGCTGTGGGCGGTAAGTACGATGCCAGCGAGCGTTATATTGAGCCCACAATCCTGGTCGATGTCAAGCCGAATGACCCCATAATGGAGGAGGAGATTTTCGGCCCCATCTTGCCCATCTACAACGTGGAGAGTGCCTACGATGCAATCAAGTTCATCAATGCCAG AGAGAGTCCGCTTGTCCTGTATATTTTCACATCGGAAACAGAGGTTCAAAATCTGTTCGTAAACGGCACACAATCGGGCGGAATGTGCGTGAATGATACCATAATGCATTATGCCG TGGATGTGCTGCCCTTCGGCGGCGTTGGCATGAGCGGCATGGGCTCCTACCACGGAAAGTACGGCTTCGACaccttcacacacaaaaagtcgTGCCTGGGCAAGGATCTGTCAGCGGTCGGTGAGAAGTTGGCCTC AGCTCGCTATCCTCCGTACTCCGATCGCAAGGGATCGTTCTTGTCATTCCTGCTGCGCAAGCGCCGACCACTGCCTAATTTCTATCTGACACATGTGCTGGCCGTCGGCCTGGGCGTGGGTCTGACGGTTCTGGCCAACTATTACCTACAG aaAAATTCAACTGAATAA